TCACAAACACTCACCTATCGTGTCTGATGAACTCCACGTCGTGTCCCTGGTGGCACTTTTTGATGCAGTTCACACAGATGGCATTGCGGTCTGTTGTATTACAGGTGTGGCACCTGTGGCGAGCCAAATGGGAGCCGTGAAAAgtcaacaaaacagaaagagcaGGTGACATTGTCATCTACTTCTCAAACATGGAATTACCTGTAAAAATCGTGCATTGGATAGCTGGTGTAACTTGAAATCTTGTACAGGCACTGACCTCGACTCACAGCCTTTTCAATTGCATCCTGATTGTTCAAAATTTTGTTGTCTGCGGGGGAAGAAATATTGCAGTAGTCATTTAATAGTCGCTGCTCAAAGTATGGCAGTCTGAGGCTAATACCTTTCATTGTAACGTTGACACCAGATGCAAGAAAAAGCCCTCCAAAGCGATTGTTAAAGATCTGATTGCCCTCTAAAGTGGCTGTGGCATGATTGGTAATTTCAATACCTGGTGAAGACAAACGCAATTGGAATGCACTGTGCCTTTCTTGACTCTCTAGCCTAGATGAAAGATTccagactgactgactgacctGCAGCAAAGCCGTCAAATATTCGATTTTTCCTCAAGACGGGATGACTGTTGGTGCTGATGAGGACGCCTGCTTGGGCATTCCTGAAGATGTCATTTTCCTCTAGCAAACCTTggagaaagagaaaaatcatAATGTAATAACACCAAAGAAAGATGATGCTCTTCCGCAATTTCAATAGCCATTTGCTCtaggaaaaaatattaaagtaaatCGGTGAAAAGGTCTCACTGCATGTAATACTTTCATGTCAACATAGCTACCTCGTCCGCCATTAAATATGCAGATTCCGCCATCTCTCCCATCGTGGATTTTATTTCTTCGCAGGGTGGGGTTGCTGTCTGTCTTAATCCACACTCCCGCCATAGCATTGTCAAAGATTTCATTGTCCTCAATAAAGCCCAGGCCTGCCATacacaatttcaatttttaGAAAAATTGGGATCCAGTCTTTGGGAAATCAAAAGGGAAGAAGTTGACATCACACCTGAGTTGTAAACCAATATGCCGCCATTCTGACCACCCCATATCTTGTTCCGCCTGATCTTGGGATTGCTGCCAGTTCTGCGGAAAAGGCAATTAACAATATAAGATTCTTTCTAGAGCAATTCACAAGTCCAAATGAAGTAAGTAAGCTGAAACCTTCATCATCAAACAAACCTTATTTGAACTCCAGAATACATGTGATTGTAAATGTCATTGTCTTCCAAAACACCGTGGCCGTTGTCATAAAAATAGACTCCAACCTGCAAGAATCAAagataatccattttttaaagaaaatcacCGACCTTCTAAAGCACAATTGAAATCATACCTGCTTGCCGCTGTGTATCCTGTTCCTGCGCAGTACCGGCGTGCTGCCCGTCGTGACCCAGACTCCAGCCAGTGTGTTGCTGTACACCTCATTTTCTTCAATTACACCTTGTCCTTTCTCATGCTGTGTAgcacaaagaagaagaaaaccaaaaagcattttaaaaaattgctaTTTGAAAATATTCTATCTTAATCTATGTCATACCACATAAATGCCACCGTGCTGGCCATCGTGGATCTTGTTGTGCCTGACAATAGGACAGCTATTTGTCCTGATCTGTATCCCGGCCAAGGCATTCCCATAGATGTCATTTCCTTCAATGAGACCGCGGCCATCACCAAATATATACACGCCGCCTTGGTTACCGTTGAATATAGCGTTTCCCCTGTACGAAAGCACAAAATATTTCCGTGTGTAACACACTACTACATATGTAGACCAATTTTGCAGTGAGGGAGCCATACAGACCTTATTGTGGGGTCGCTGTTAGACGTGATCCACACACCGGCAAAGTTATTTGCATAGATCTTATTTTCAATAAACTGTCCGCGGCCCTTTTCATGCACGTAGATGCCCCCCGTTTGGCCATGATGGATTTCACAGCGCACCACTGTCGGGTTAGCGTACGCCTTCACCTCAAAACCAGCGATGCGGTTCCTGTGGATGTTGCAACTCTCAAAGTAACCCTGGAAACCAAAAATTGAACTTAGACAACCAGCATTGTATACGCCATGAGAATACCGCTTACAAGTTGCTGTTTCAAACAGTTCCATTTACCATGCCATGGTCGAAGGTAAAGACACCGACATCTCTGCCGTGGTGAATGTGGTTTCTTCTGATGATTGGGTTACCATGATTTTTCACCCATATGCCAGCGAGAGCGTTGTTTGAGATCTCATTGTCCTCATATATTCCCTACAAAAGCTTATTCTCAGACTAGTTGTCTTCGGAATAcgtcgaagaaaaaaaaacccaaaaacaaaaaaaaaaaggtgaaaagcCATGGTACCTGCGCATGGTCCGTGATGTAAAGCCCGACATTTTCACAGTCACTGATGTTGCAGTGCTTGATGGTGGGACAAGCTCCCTGGCCACTAACACACACAGCTGACCCCACTGAAACAGCGGAATCAACATTAATTGACACTAACATAATGAAAATCCTTGAAGACGACCAAAGTAGGAGGATGTTTCCTTACCTGTGCATGTGCTGCGTATGATGCAGTGGTCAATAATTGGACTGCAGTTGACCGTAATCTCCAAGCAATGGTGTGCATTATGGTGCTGGGCGGATTTATCATCAGGATTAAACTAAAGTAGACACAAGTGGACGATGATCACATTGTCTTAGGAATTCAGGAACACAACAATAATAAACCTAAAATCTTACCCTTATGGTCATGTATCCTACATACGCGTCTTCTGAGCCTTCCATGAACACAAACGTGGAGTCTCTGGTATTCTCAATTATGACTTTCTCTGCCACTTTTCCAGGAGctataaagaggaaaaaaggtCTAACGACAATGTTGACTTACTaacgaaaacaaaaaaaataagagaat
Above is a window of Stigmatopora argus isolate UIUO_Sarg chromosome 11, RoL_Sarg_1.0, whole genome shotgun sequence DNA encoding:
- the fbxo11a gene encoding F-box only protein 11a isoform X1, which codes for MNSVRAVNRRPRRVSRPRPVQPERNHQERDEDAPADMVAEESGPGAQNSPYQLRRKSLPKRTVCPTKTNMEGASTSTTENFGHRPKRPRVSGKCQDIPSAPAEQYLQEKLPDEVVLKIFSYLLEQDLCHSALVCKRFSELANDPILWKRLYMDVFEYTRPMMHPEAGKFYQINPEEYEQPNPWKESFQQLYKGAHVKPGFAEHFYSNPARYKGRDNMFYYDTIEDALGGGQEPHFDGLIFVHTGIYTDEWIYIESPITMIGAAPGKVAEKVIIENTRDSTFVFMEGSEDAYVGYMTIRFNPDDKSAQHHNAHHCLEITVNCSPIIDHCIIRSTCTVGSAVCVSGQGACPTIKHCNISDCENVGLYITDHAQGIYEDNEISNNALAGIWVKNHGNPIIRRNHIHHGRDVGVFTFDHGMGYFESCNIHRNRIAGFEVKAYANPTVVRCEIHHGQTGGIYVHEKGRGQFIENKIYANNFAGVWITSNSDPTIRGNAIFNGNQGGVYIFGDGRGLIEGNDIYGNALAGIQIRTNSCPIVRHNKIHDGQHGGIYVHEKGQGVIEENEVYSNTLAGVWVTTGSTPVLRRNRIHSGKQVGVYFYDNGHGVLEDNDIYNHMYSGVQIRTGSNPKIRRNKIWGGQNGGILVYNSGLGFIEDNEIFDNAMAGVWIKTDSNPTLRRNKIHDGRDGGICIFNGGRGLLEENDIFRNAQAGVLISTNSHPVLRKNRIFDGFAAGIEITNHATATLEGNQIFNNRFGGLFLASGVNVTMKGISLRLPYFEQRLLNDYCNISSPADNKILNNQDAIEKAVSRGQCLYKISSYTSYPMHDFYRCHTCNTTDRNAICVNCIKKCHQGHDVEFIRHDRFFCDCGAGTLSNPCTLAGEPTHDTDTLYDSAPPIESNTLQHN
- the fbxo11a gene encoding F-box only protein 11a isoform X2; its protein translation is MNSVRAVNRRPRRVSRPRPVQPERNHQERDEDAPADMVAEESGPGAQNSPYQLRRKSLPKRTVCPTKTNMEGASTSTTENFGHRPKRPRVSGKCQDIPSAPAEQYLQEKLPDEVVLKIFSYLLEQDLCHSALVCKRFSELANDPILWKRLYMDVFEYTRPMMHPEAGKFYQINPEEYEQPNPWKESFQQLYKGAHVKPGFAEHFYSNPARYKGRDNMFYYDTIEDALGGGQEPHFDGLIFVHTGIYTDEWIYIESPITMIGAAPGKVAEKVIIENTRDSTFVFMEGSEDAYVGYMTIRFNPDDKSAQHHNAHHCLEITVNCSPIIDHCIIRSTCTVGSAVCVSGQGACPTIKHCNISDCENVGLYITDHAQGIYEDNEISNNALAGIWVKNHGNPIIRRNHIHHGRDVGVFTFDHGMGYFESCNIHRNRIAGFEVKAYANPTVVRCEIHHGQTGGIYVHEKGRGQFIENKIYANNFAGVWITSNSDPTIRGNAIFNGNQGGVYIFGDGRGLIEGNDIYGNALAGIQIRTNSCPIVRHNKIHDGQHGGIYVHEKGQGVIEENEVYSNTLAGVWVTTGSTPVLRRNRIHSGKQVGVYFYDNGHGVLEDNDIYNHMYSGVQIRTGSNPKIRRNKIWGGQNGGILVYNSGLGFIEDNEIFDNAMAGVWIKTDSNPTLRRNKIHDGRDGGICIFNGGRGLLEENDIFRNAQAGVLISTNSHPVLRKNRIFDGFAAGIEITNHATATLEGNQIFNNRFGGLFLASGVNVTMKDNKILNNQDAIEKAVSRGQCLYKISSYTSYPMHDFYRCHTCNTTDRNAICVNCIKKCHQGHDVEFIRHDRFFCDCGAGTLSNPCTLAGEPTHDTDTLYDSAPPIESNTLQHN
- the fbxo11a gene encoding F-box only protein 11a isoform X3; amino-acid sequence: MGSVFVSGAYRVDEDAPADMVAEESGPGAQNSPYQLRRKSLPKRTVCPTKTNMEGASTSTTENFGHRPKRPRVSGKCQDIPSAPAEQYLQEKLPDEVVLKIFSYLLEQDLCHSALVCKRFSELANDPILWKRLYMDVFEYTRPMMHPEAGKFYQINPEEYEQPNPWKESFQQLYKGAHVKPGFAEHFYSNPARYKGRDNMFYYDTIEDALGGGQEPHFDGLIFVHTGIYTDEWIYIESPITMIGAAPGKVAEKVIIENTRDSTFVFMEGSEDAYVGYMTIRFNPDDKSAQHHNAHHCLEITVNCSPIIDHCIIRSTCTVGSAVCVSGQGACPTIKHCNISDCENVGLYITDHAQGIYEDNEISNNALAGIWVKNHGNPIIRRNHIHHGRDVGVFTFDHGMGYFESCNIHRNRIAGFEVKAYANPTVVRCEIHHGQTGGIYVHEKGRGQFIENKIYANNFAGVWITSNSDPTIRGNAIFNGNQGGVYIFGDGRGLIEGNDIYGNALAGIQIRTNSCPIVRHNKIHDGQHGGIYVHEKGQGVIEENEVYSNTLAGVWVTTGSTPVLRRNRIHSGKQVGVYFYDNGHGVLEDNDIYNHMYSGVQIRTGSNPKIRRNKIWGGQNGGILVYNSGLGFIEDNEIFDNAMAGVWIKTDSNPTLRRNKIHDGRDGGICIFNGGRGLLEENDIFRNAQAGVLISTNSHPVLRKNRIFDGFAAGIEITNHATATLEGNQIFNNRFGGLFLASGVNVTMKDNKILNNQDAIEKAVSRGQCLYKISSYTSYPMHDFYRCHTCNTTDRNAICVNCIKKCHQGHDVEFIRHDRFFCDCGAGTLSNPCTLAGEPTHDTDTLYDSAPPIESNTLQHN